GCAGCTCGTACTGCAGCGGCGACACGTCCTGGAACTCGTCCACCACGAAGAACCGGTACTGCTCACGCACTTCCTCGGCCACCCGCGGCTCGGACTCGATCATGCCCGCGGTGGCCAGCAGCACGTCTTCGAAGTCGATCTGGCGGCGTTCGTCCTTCAGCTTCTCATAGGCGAGTTGCAGGTCGATGGCCGTCTCCGGGGTGAGCGCCTGCGGCAGGGTGCGGGTCGCCAGCGCCTTCTCGTAGCCGGCCATGGTGATGCGCGACACCTTGCGCCACTCGATCTCCGCCGCCGCGTCGCGCAGGGTGGCGGTGTCGAGTTTCAGCTTCAGGCCGTCGGCGGCGTGCGCGAGCAGCCGCGCCTTGTTGTCGAGGATGCGCGGCAGGGTGCCGCCGATCACCTGGGGCCAGAAATAGCTCAGCTGGGACAGCGCAGCCGAGTGGAAGGTGCGGGCCGAGACCCCGGCCGCGCCAAGCCCGCGCAGCCTGCCGCGGAGTTCACCGGCGGCGCGGCTGGTGAACGTGAGCGCCATCACGCGTTTCGGCGAGTACACGCCGGTGGCCACCCCGTACGCGATCCGGTGCGTGATCGCGCGGGTCTTGCCGGTGCCCGCCCCGGCGAGCATGCACACCGGTCCGAGCAGGGCTTCGGCTGCCACTCGCTGCTGGTCGTCGAGTCCGGCGAGCAGGGACTCCGCACCCGAAGAGGCTGCGCCCAGGGACGCTGCGTCGGTCATGCCCGCGACCCGTCGTCGAGGGGCTCGCCGTACCAGTGCTCGAGGATGCCGCGGGCGATGGAGCTCGGACCGGGCAGCAGGATGTCGCCGATCGCGTCGCGCAGCTCGTCCCGGCTGAACCAGCGCAGGTCGAGGATTTCGTCGCCATCCGGTGCCAGGTCGCCGCTCCACGCGGCGTCGACCTCGGCGGTGAAGCCGAGCATCAGCGACGCCGGGAACGGCCAAGGCTGACTGCCGAGGTATGTCGGGTTGACCACGGGCACGCCGGATTCCTCCAGCACCTCCCGCATCACCGCGGATTCCAGCGACTCCCCCGGCTCCACGAAGCCGGCCAGCAGCGAGTAGCGGTTGTTCTCCCAGAGCGCGTTGCTGCCGAGCAGCAGCCGGTCCGCGACATCCGTCACTCCCACAATGATCGCGGGGTCGGTGCGCGGATACAGTTCGATGTTGTGCACAGGGTCGACCCGCACCCAGCCGCCCATAGTCGACACGGTTCGCTCGCCGCTGCGTGGTGAGAACTGGTGCACGGCATGCCAGTTCAGGATGCCGAGCGCCTCGGTGAACAGGGCGGCGTCGCGATCGCTCAGCCGGGTGGCCAGCGCCCGCAGGTTGCCCCACTCGGTGCCAAGGTTCGCGGCCTGCTCGTCGGTGATCACCGTGGCGACCACCGGGGTGCCGACCGGTTCGGTGGCGGTGGCGCTGGTCACCCGGCCGAGGTAGACGAGCTCGCCAGTGCGGTCGACGGATGTCGCGGGCAGCAGCCGCAGCGACGTGGGGGTGTCCAGTGGCGCGGTGCCGTTCCACAGGGCGAGCACGCGGGTGGCGGGGTCCTGCCAGAGCTCCTCGAATAGGGTGTCGCGGGTGCGCGCCAGGTAGTCGCGGTCGATCTCGAAGTGCGAAAGCGGGAGTCGCGCGGAGAACGACAAAGTCAAAATGAGTGGCCTATCGAGGTGTGAGTATGTGCGTGGCGTAGGGCCGAGGTGGGGTCAGAGCAACCTACCCTGTCGGTATGGCCAGATCCCACTTCACTCTAGCCGCGCTGGCTACCGCGGCAGTAGCCGACCTCGACGTCGTCAAGACCGCCCCGTTCGGTTCCATCTCCGGCGGCGAGTTCTCGTCTGCGCTGCTCACCGGGCGCGATGGGAAGCACTGGATCATCCGGGTCCCGCGCCAGTCCCGGGCCGAGTCCGAACAGTCAGCCGATCTCGTCGCGCTGCGGGCGCTCAGCGCCGGCGTGCGCGCCCGGCTGCCGTTCGCGGTCACCTCCTTCGCCGGGCAGGCCCCGGTCGAGGGCACCCGGGCGATCGTGTACGAATTCGTTTACGGCGAGAAGGTTGCGCTCGATCAGATGGACGCGAGCCTGGCGGCATCCGTCGGTCGCGCGGTGGCGGCGATCCACGCGCTGCCGACCAGTTTTGTCTCGGATGCCGGCCTGCCGGTGGCGAGTTCGGTGGAGTGCCTGCGCGCGACGCTGAGCATCACTGATCGTGCCGCGGCCACCGGTCTGGTGCCGGCGATGCTGCTCGAACGCTGGGAGAAGGCCACCGACGACCACCTGCTCTGGCAGTTCCAGCCCACCGTGATCAACGGCGCGCTGACCGCTGACTCGCTGCTCAGCAGCAACGGCTCGGTGTGCGGCGTGCTCGGCTGGCACGAACTGCGGGTGGGTGACCCGGCGCGTGACCTGTTCTGGCTGCTCGGCTCGCAGGCGGAGAACGTGCCCGAGGCCGCCTTCGAGGCGTACACGACGGCGCGCGGCGGCAGCGACCGCCAGCTGCTGCATCGCGCAATGCTGTACGCCGAGCTGGAGATCGCCCGCTGGCTGCTGCACGGCACGGAGACGCGCGACACCGAGGTGGTGGATGACGCGGTGGCGATGCTGCACGGACTCGTCGACCGGGTGCAGAGCGACGTGATGAACCCGATCGGGCCGCCCACCATGCCGGTGCCCACCGTGTCCGAGGTGGAGGCGCTGCTGGACAGCACCGAGCGGCGCGCGGGCACCGCGTAGGCCCGGTTCCTGCCGATACGGCGAAGTGACGGTTCCTGCGGGTACCGCGTAGGCCTCGCTGGTTAGGCCCCTCGGGCCGAGCGCGCTGTTTCCGGCCGACCGCCGGCGCCGCGGCGGGCGCCCTCGGCCGGAAACGCCGCGCTCACGCCGAACGGGCGCGGCGCGGCCGCGGTTCCGGCGCGAGCGCCGTAGAAACTGTCGAACGCCGCGGATACCGCAGCGGCGCTCGACAGAAAATGCGGCGCTCGACAGAAAGTGCGGCGCTCACGCGAGTGGCCCCTCGAGCAGCAGCGCCCGGTCAGCCCAGCGGCGCCCGGTTACTCCAGCGACGCCCGCCACAGGTCGACGAGCTCGTCCTCGTCGAAGATGCGTTCCGGCGTGATGATGCGGTCATCGCTTACGTAGTAGAACACCGCAGAGATCAGCGCAGGGTCAACACCCTTCCACTTCGCGTACGCCAGCCGGTACAGCGCCAGCTGCAGCTGCTTGGTGGCGAGGTCCTCGGCATCTCTGGGCGCCTTGCCGGTCTTCCAGTCGACCACCTGAAAGCCGTCGCCGTCGGCGTACACCGCGTCGATCTTGCAGACGATGACCTGCCCGTCGAGCACCAGGTGGATCTCGCGTTCGACGTCGACCGGCGTGCTGCTGGCCCACGGCGAACGCTCGAAGGTGTCCTTCAGCCTGGCCAGTTCCACCTCGTCGATGGCCTGATTGTCCAGGTCGGCGGAATCGATCTCGCTGGCGAGGGCGTCGATGGTCTCGGACGTGCCGCCCTGCCCGTAGCGGTCCTCCACCCAGGAGTGGAACAGCGTGCCGAGCCGGGTCGCCCGGTACGGACGCTCCGGCATCGGGCGGCGCAGCGATGCGGCAACGGATGCCGGGTCGGTGACGTAGTCCTTGAACCGGGAGGCGGGCGCCCTGCCGGGTAACGGCATCCGCTCTTCGGCGGTCAGCCGGCGCCGGCGTTCCTCGAGCAGCAGGTCGAGCTCCAGGCTCCACTCGCCGTTCCGCCCGGGTTCCACCTCCTGCGCCCTGGCCTCGCGCACCCGCTCGGCGGCGGCCTCGAGCGCGGGCCTGCGTCCGCCCAGCGGGTCGGCCGGCCAGGAGAACTCGTTCACCCGGTCGCCGAGCGGGTTCTCCTCGAACTCGCTCGCCTCGGGCAGCGCCTCGATGACGCCCGCCTGCTGCAGCTCGAGCAGGTACGGGCTCGGGATGCGCGGCTTGCTCTGGGTCGACCAGAACGAGCCGCACATCAGCAGGCTGTGCCGGGCGCGGGTGACCGCCACATACGCGAGCCGGCGCTCCTCCAGGCCGTGCCGGTGCTTCACCGCCTCGGAGAACCGTTTCTTCTCCTCGAGCAGCTCCTTGCGGCTGGTCGCATGCCGCCAGTCGAACTCGGGCATGTCGGCGGCGTCACCGCGGAAGTCCCACGGCAGGGAGCCGAAGCTGAGCCAGCCGTTCGAGCCCTCCCGGGAGGTGCCGGGCAGCTCGTCCTGGACCATCCGCGGAACCACCACGTGGTCCCACTCGAGTCCCTTTGAGCCGTGGATGGTGAGCAGCTGTACGGTGCGGGGTTCCGGGTCTTCCGGTCGCGGCGCCAGCCCCTCGCGCCATTCCGCCTCGCGCAGCCAGCCGAGGAAGCCGCCGAGCGACGCGGTGTCGTCGCCGGCGAGGTAGCCGGCGAGCGCGTCGAAGAACGCTTCCATGCCGGCCCGGCCGGTGGTGTGCGCGTCGTTCGCGGCGCTCTCGATGTCGAGCAGCAGTTCCTGCTCGACGATGGTCACCAAATCGAGCAGGTCGCCGCCGGAGCGGGCGCGCAGCCGTTCCAGGGTGAGCCCGGCGTGCCGCAGCCGCTCCAGTCCGGCCTCGCTGAACGCCTCGAGCCTGCTGTGGCCGGGCTTGGCGTGGGCCAGGAAGTCGAGGGCCTCCACGATGGAGCCGCCCTCGCCGTCGGCGACGGATGCCCGCATCCGCTCCTTCACCGTGTCATCGAGCGGCTGCTGGGCGAGGTCGCGGTCGCGCAGCCAGGAGGCGACCCTGTTCAGCGCGTGCAGGTCCTTCACCCCGATCCGCCAGCGGGATCCGGCGAGCAGCCGCACCAGCTCGGAGCCGGCGGTGGGGTCCTGCAGCACGGTGAGCGCGCTGACCAGGTCGGCGATCTCGGGTTCCTGCATCAGCCCGCCGATGCCGAGCACGTGATACGGCACCTCGTGTCGGCGCAGCGCCTGGATGAAGTACCCCTGGCTCTTGCGCGCGCGGAACAGCAGCGCCGCGGTGACTGTGTCGTCGCCGGCGACGAGCCGTTCCTTCAACCAGAGCGCGGCGGCATCCGCCTCGGCCTCGATGGTTTCGTGGAAGGCCACCGACACCGGCAGGTGGCTGGCGCTGAAGCTCGGTTCCAGCCGGTCGACGCGCACCCGGGTCTCCGGCACCAACGGCGCGACCAGCGTGTTGGCGGTGCGCAGGATGTCGCGGCCGTTGCGCCAGCTGGTGGACAGCGAGTAGGTATTGACGGCGCCGTCGCCGAACTGTCGGGCGAACCCCTCGAGGTTCGCGGCGCTCGCCCCGCGCCATCCGTAGATCGACTGGTTCGGGTCGCCCACTGCCATCACCGACTGCCCGGCGAACAGCTCGGCGAGCAGCCAGGTCTGCACCACGCTGGTGTCCTGGTACTCGTCGAGCAGCACCACCGGAAACCGGGTTCGGAGGTCCTCGGCGCTCTGCGGCACGCTGCGGGCGATCTCGAGGGCGAGCGCCACCTGGTCGGAGTACTCGACGAAGCCGCGGCGCTTCTTGATCTCGGCGTACTGGGCGGCCAGGTCCACCAGCAGCGGCAGGCTGCCCACGGTGTGCGCCATCGCGTCGACGTCGGCGTAGGCGCCGCGACCGCCGGCGGGCAGCTCGACGATGCCAGTGAACCGCTCGGCGAAACCGGCGACCTCTGCCGGGTCGACGATGTTCTCGCTGAGCGACTGGCTGAGCGAGAGCACGGCGCGGGTGATGGCGTCGACGTTCTTGCCGAGCCCCGCGAGCCGCGGGTCGCTGCTGCCGACCACCACGTTGCGGGCCAGCTGCCAGGCCGAGGCCTCGCCTAGCACGGCGCCGTCGCTCTCCCTGCCGAGCAGCACCGCGTTGTCGCGGTAGATGGAGTTCGCGAACGAGTTGTAGGTGGCGACGACGGGCGGGTCGAATTCGTCGTAGTCCTCGGTGACCAGGTCGGCGGCGGCCAGCGCGCTGATCCGCTCCCGGATGCGGCCGGACAGCTCACCGGCGGCCTTGCGGGTGAAGGTGAGGCCGAGGACCTCGCCGGCGCCGACGTGGCCGTTGGCGAGCAGCCAGAGCACCCGGTTGGCCATGGTCTCGGTCTTGCCGCTGCCGGCCCCGGCGATCACGAGCGCCGGTGCCAGCGGCGCCTCGATCACCGCCCGCTGCTGGTCGGTGGGTCGCGGCCGGCCGAGCGCGTCGGCGATGTCGTTGGCGTTGACCGGGCCGGTGCGGCTGAGCGCGGCGGTCGATTCTGCGCCGGCGGCGAGGTCTGCGCTAGCTAGTCCGCTAGTCACTGGAGACCGCCTTCACCCTGTGCAGTCTCATGCTGGCCGTGTTGCCCTTGCCCCACTGGTCGATCTCCAATTCCCCGGTGTACTGCGCGGCCGCCATGCCGATGGCCGCCTGCCGCACGCGTTCTCGAAATGCCGCGAGCTGCTCGTCGGTGATCGGCGCCTGGGCGCCCTCGCGGTAGAGCTTTCCGCGCACGCCCTTCTTGACGTAGAGCAGCTTGGCCCCGCCGCTGCGGTGCTCACCGTGCTGCTCGAGCAGGTCGTCGAAGTGCCCGTCGGCGTATGCCAGCTGATAGGCCAGCAGCTGCGGATGCTCGTCGATCTTCGGCTGGCTGGTGATCGGGGTGCCGGTCTTCAGGTCGACGATCACCACCGACCCGTCGGCGGCCCGCTCCACCCGGTCGATCGACCCGTTCAGCTGGGCGCGGCCGAGGTCAACGGTGAAGCGTCCCTCGGCGGTCACCAGGTTCTTGCCGTCGCGGGTGAAGTCGGCGAGGTACTCGGCGATGCCGGCCACCAGCAGTCGGGCGGCGTTCTTCTGCGAGTCGGCGAGCCACGGCGACTCGAACAGCAGCTCGTTCCAGCGCGACTCCACGGCCTTCCACAGTTCGTCCACTCGGGGGTCTGTGGCGGTCTCCATCGCCCAGTGCAGGACGGTGCCGATGCCCATCGCCACGTTTGAGCCGCCACCTGCCACGGAGTCGAGGAACCAGTCGAGCGGGGAGTCCTCGAACGCCTCCAACTTCGACGGCGACACCGGAACCTGCTCATCCTCCGCGTACAGGGGCTCCAGGGTCGACGGCTCGAGCAGACCGTGCCACTCGGCCGGGTCGGCGCCGGGCACGCTTTCGTCGGCGAGTCTGGCGAGGGCGGATGCCGCGGCCCGCCGGCTGCGGTCGGTGCTGTGCGCCGTGACCAGGTCGCGGCGCAGCCTGCCGGTCAGCCCGCGCAGCGACAACGGCGGACGGGTGGTCAGCCGGGGCAGGGTGGCGTGGCCGGGGATCAGGCTCCAGAACATGCTCTGCGCGGCATCCTCGTTCACCACCGCGGACAGCACCACCTGCCGGCGGGCGCGGCTGACGGCGAGCGCGAACATCCGCAGCTCGTCGCTGACCACCTGTTTGCGCGCGTCGACGGTGCCGGAATCCAGCCCGGTGACGGCGTCGACCAGCTGCTGCGGGTAGAGCAGGGAGCCGCGGATGCGCAGGTTCGGCCAGACCCCGTCTTGCAGCCCGGCGATGAGCACGGTCTCGAACTCGGTGCCGACCGCGCCGGTGGGGGTGGTCACCAGCACCGCGTCGGTGCCCTGCTGCGGGGCCAAGGTGTCTTCGGGCACCTCGGCGTCCAGCAGCGCCTCGAGGAACGATCGGGGTGCGGCATCCGGTCGACGTTCGACGAACCGGCGGGCGGCGGCGAACACCGCCATGATGCCGTCCAGGTTGCGGTTGGCCTCGGCGGCGCCGATGCCGGCGCTGAGCGCGATGCTCTGCCAGCTGTCGGCCAGGCCGCTGCGCTCCCAGACCAGCCAGAGCAGTTCCTCGATCGAGCCGCCGGATGCGGCGAGGTTGCTCACCTTCGCCAGGGTGGTGGCCAGTTTTTCGGCGGTGCGGCCGATGCGGTGGTCGATGGTGGCGAACCGGCCGGGGGCGCCGAGCGCCTCGACCAGCAGCTCGTCGCTTGACCGGTTGCCGTCGCCGGCGAGTTCCTCGGCGCGCAGCGCGAGCCGCAGCCGGCGCAGTGCCAGCCGGTCGAGGCCGCAGAACGGTCCCTGCAGCAGGCCGACCGCGACCGCCGGGTCGAGTTCGGTGCGGCCGATGCCGACATCGACCACCGCCAGCAGGCTGCGCGCGGCGTGGTCGTCGCGCAACGCCTGGCCGCCGGCCAGGGTGCGGGTGGGCACCTCGGCGAGGGCCAACGACCGCGCGAGCGACGGGATCAGCGCGCCGGAGCGCACGATCACCGCCATCTGCGAGAACGGCACCTGGTTTAGCAGGTGCTGCTCGCGCAGCACGCGGGCGATGGCCGCGGCCTCCCGGGACGGGGTCGGCTCCTCGATCAGCAGGATCGGGGTGGTGGCGGCGACGACGGATGCCGCGACGGCGGCCCGCTGTCGCCCGGCGGCGGCGGTGCCGATGCGTTCGGTGACTGACCGGGTGAGCGCGCGCAGCGCGGTCGGTTGCCGGTGCGCGGCACCGAGGTACAGGGTCGGCGCGTCGGGAACGCCGAGCACGGCCGCGAACCGGCCGAGGGTGTCTGGTTCGCCGCCGCGGAACGCGTTGGTGGCGACATCCGGATCACCGAACGCGATGACCGCCACCCCGCGGGCGACCAACCCGCGCAGCAGCGCGATGGTGGACTCGGTGGCCTCCTGCAGGTCGTCGATGATGACCAGGCGGAGCTCGGCCGCGGAGGGTGCCACGTCGGCGCGGCGGAGCGCGGCGGTGGCGAAGGCGAGGAGCTCGGCGGCGTCGACGAAGTTGTCGCGGGCGGCGCCCAGCACGGTGAAGTATTCGTCGGCGAAGTCGGCGGCGGCCGCCCACTCCTGGCGGTCGTGGGCGGCGGCCAGCTGGCGCATCTGGTCGGTGCTGACCCCATATTCCGTTGCGCGCATCAGTAGTTCGCGCAGTTCGGTGCGGAAGGCGCGAAGCGACCGCACGTCGTCGCCGAGCAGGTCGGGCCAGCGCGGACCGGCACCGTCTTCGATGTGACCGGCGAGCAGGTCTTTGATCAGCTGATCCTGGTCGCCGCCGGTGAGCAGGCTGGGTGGGGTGCTGCCTTCGGCGCGGGCGGCGTGCCGCACCAGGTCGAAGGCGAGCGAGTTGACGGTGCGGGCGAGCGGCCCGTTGGTGGGCACGCCGAGCCGCACGGCCAGCGCGTCGCGCAGTCGGGTGGCCGAGGTGCGTTGCGGGGTCAGCACCACGAGTTCGTCTGGCGACCAGCCGCGGTCGAGCACCCGGTCGGCGACGAGTTCGATGATGGTGGTGGTCTTGCCTGTGCCGGGGGCGCCGATCACCGCCGCGGAGGCCGAGTCTGGCAGTTCGAGCACGGCCCGTTGCGACGCGTCGAGGGTGGGGATCTGGGTCTGCCGGTGGTCGACGTCTCGTGCGAAGCCCCGGAATGCCATGCTGCTCACGCTAATGGCGGCCTCCGACATTGCCGGAGTGCACCGCCGCGTTCCGCCACGAGTGAACGG
This Salinibacterium sp. ZJ450 DNA region includes the following protein-coding sequences:
- the nudC gene encoding NAD(+) diphosphatase, which translates into the protein MTLSFSARLPLSHFEIDRDYLARTRDTLFEELWQDPATRVLALWNGTAPLDTPTSLRLLPATSVDRTGELVYLGRVTSATATEPVGTPVVATVITDEQAANLGTEWGNLRALATRLSDRDAALFTEALGILNWHAVHQFSPRSGERTVSTMGGWVRVDPVHNIELYPRTDPAIIVGVTDVADRLLLGSNALWENNRYSLLAGFVEPGESLESAVMREVLEESGVPVVNPTYLGSQPWPFPASLMLGFTAEVDAAWSGDLAPDGDEILDLRWFSRDELRDAIGDILLPGPSSIARGILEHWYGEPLDDGSRA
- a CDS encoding phosphotransferase, whose protein sequence is MARSHFTLAALATAAVADLDVVKTAPFGSISGGEFSSALLTGRDGKHWIIRVPRQSRAESEQSADLVALRALSAGVRARLPFAVTSFAGQAPVEGTRAIVYEFVYGEKVALDQMDASLAASVGRAVAAIHALPTSFVSDAGLPVASSVECLRATLSITDRAAATGLVPAMLLERWEKATDDHLLWQFQPTVINGALTADSLLSSNGSVCGVLGWHELRVGDPARDLFWLLGSQAENVPEAAFEAYTTARGGSDRQLLHRAMLYAELEIARWLLHGTETRDTEVVDDAVAMLHGLVDRVQSDVMNPIGPPTMPVPTVSEVEALLDSTERRAGTA
- a CDS encoding ATP-dependent DNA helicase — protein: MTSGLASADLAAGAESTAALSRTGPVNANDIADALGRPRPTDQQRAVIEAPLAPALVIAGAGSGKTETMANRVLWLLANGHVGAGEVLGLTFTRKAAGELSGRIRERISALAAADLVTEDYDEFDPPVVATYNSFANSIYRDNAVLLGRESDGAVLGEASAWQLARNVVVGSSDPRLAGLGKNVDAITRAVLSLSQSLSENIVDPAEVAGFAERFTGIVELPAGGRGAYADVDAMAHTVGSLPLLVDLAAQYAEIKKRRGFVEYSDQVALALEIARSVPQSAEDLRTRFPVVLLDEYQDTSVVQTWLLAELFAGQSVMAVGDPNQSIYGWRGASAANLEGFARQFGDGAVNTYSLSTSWRNGRDILRTANTLVAPLVPETRVRVDRLEPSFSASHLPVSVAFHETIEAEADAAALWLKERLVAGDDTVTAALLFRARKSQGYFIQALRRHEVPYHVLGIGGLMQEPEIADLVSALTVLQDPTAGSELVRLLAGSRWRIGVKDLHALNRVASWLRDRDLAQQPLDDTVKERMRASVADGEGGSIVEALDFLAHAKPGHSRLEAFSEAGLERLRHAGLTLERLRARSGGDLLDLVTIVEQELLLDIESAANDAHTTGRAGMEAFFDALAGYLAGDDTASLGGFLGWLREAEWREGLAPRPEDPEPRTVQLLTIHGSKGLEWDHVVVPRMVQDELPGTSREGSNGWLSFGSLPWDFRGDAADMPEFDWRHATSRKELLEEKKRFSEAVKHRHGLEERRLAYVAVTRARHSLLMCGSFWSTQSKPRIPSPYLLELQQAGVIEALPEASEFEENPLGDRVNEFSWPADPLGGRRPALEAAAERVREARAQEVEPGRNGEWSLELDLLLEERRRRLTAEERMPLPGRAPASRFKDYVTDPASVAASLRRPMPERPYRATRLGTLFHSWVEDRYGQGGTSETIDALASEIDSADLDNQAIDEVELARLKDTFERSPWASSTPVDVEREIHLVLDGQVIVCKIDAVYADGDGFQVVDWKTGKAPRDAEDLATKQLQLALYRLAYAKWKGVDPALISAVFYYVSDDRIITPERIFDEDELVDLWRASLE
- a CDS encoding ATP-dependent DNA helicase → MAFRGFARDVDHRQTQIPTLDASQRAVLELPDSASAAVIGAPGTGKTTTIIELVADRVLDRGWSPDELVVLTPQRTSATRLRDALAVRLGVPTNGPLARTVNSLAFDLVRHAARAEGSTPPSLLTGGDQDQLIKDLLAGHIEDGAGPRWPDLLGDDVRSLRAFRTELRELLMRATEYGVSTDQMRQLAAAHDRQEWAAAADFADEYFTVLGAARDNFVDAAELLAFATAALRRADVAPSAAELRLVIIDDLQEATESTIALLRGLVARGVAVIAFGDPDVATNAFRGGEPDTLGRFAAVLGVPDAPTLYLGAAHRQPTALRALTRSVTERIGTAAAGRQRAAVAASVVAATTPILLIEEPTPSREAAAIARVLREQHLLNQVPFSQMAVIVRSGALIPSLARSLALAEVPTRTLAGGQALRDDHAARSLLAVVDVGIGRTELDPAVAVGLLQGPFCGLDRLALRRLRLALRAEELAGDGNRSSDELLVEALGAPGRFATIDHRIGRTAEKLATTLAKVSNLAASGGSIEELLWLVWERSGLADSWQSIALSAGIGAAEANRNLDGIMAVFAAARRFVERRPDAAPRSFLEALLDAEVPEDTLAPQQGTDAVLVTTPTGAVGTEFETVLIAGLQDGVWPNLRIRGSLLYPQQLVDAVTGLDSGTVDARKQVVSDELRMFALAVSRARRQVVLSAVVNEDAAQSMFWSLIPGHATLPRLTTRPPLSLRGLTGRLRRDLVTAHSTDRSRRAAASALARLADESVPGADPAEWHGLLEPSTLEPLYAEDEQVPVSPSKLEAFEDSPLDWFLDSVAGGGSNVAMGIGTVLHWAMETATDPRVDELWKAVESRWNELLFESPWLADSQKNAARLLVAGIAEYLADFTRDGKNLVTAEGRFTVDLGRAQLNGSIDRVERAADGSVVIVDLKTGTPITSQPKIDEHPQLLAYQLAYADGHFDDLLEQHGEHRSGGAKLLYVKKGVRGKLYREGAQAPITDEQLAAFRERVRQAAIGMAAAQYTGELEIDQWGKGNTASMRLHRVKAVSSD